In the Leptospira sp. WS4.C2 genome, one interval contains:
- the rfaE2 gene encoding D-glycero-beta-D-manno-heptose 1-phosphate adenylyltransferase produces the protein MSFYSHLNAKIITPDQIETQRKVLEGKRIVFTNGCFDILHPGHVTYLAQARDLGDLLWIGVNSDASVRRLKGESRPINSCEDRMLVLAGLSSVDFVSSFGEDTPLEILKKVRPSVHSKGGDYQVETLPEYQILKEMGADIQILPFVVGKSTTKILEKAKSPS, from the coding sequence ATGAGTTTTTACTCCCATCTAAATGCAAAAATCATCACACCAGATCAAATCGAAACACAAAGAAAAGTTTTGGAAGGGAAACGGATAGTTTTTACAAACGGTTGTTTTGATATCTTACATCCGGGCCATGTGACCTATCTTGCCCAAGCCAGGGATTTAGGTGATTTGTTATGGATCGGTGTCAACTCGGATGCTAGTGTTAGGCGATTAAAAGGGGAATCCAGACCCATTAATAGTTGTGAAGACAGAATGTTAGTGCTTGCAGGTCTATCTTCGGTGGACTTTGTTTCCTCTTTTGGAGAAGATACACCCTTAGAGATTCTTAAAAAAGTGAGACCTTCTGTTCACTCTAAAGGAGGAGACTACCAAGTCGAAACCCTGCCGGAATACCAGATTTTAAAAGAGATGGGTGCGGATATTCAAATTTTACCTTTTGTTGTAGGAAAATCCACAACCAAGATTTTAGAAAAAGCAAAATCTCCTTCCTAA
- a CDS encoding LptA/OstA family protein, producing the protein MKKQISIFVFFISVLRANSSPIPLLYGSEDLLKKDSPIFLENKKKENKDKIPVLWGGSSLTQEERTINGIPMKVFILGGGAYIMHKTIKLSAREIEIIGEDALIGNLKGQVIVEDFQNGVTLTAAKGIYNKMAGTVSLENNPVLVQKKDGKIVKIHCQSIVRYLEEAKTNLAGKVVVTSDEFQVFGEDAVFSEKEDRIDLAGEPFLFSENRFLIGKTLSYFVKEGSIQLDGDATIYQVSYENKKDKEKDTTTKERVLTLFTGKTLTHQNKGKDTITSMNGDAFMYRKTSEFRANLLESRRNNKDIKATGNVSYLDRENAYRMEGGLLSYDKEKGYSYLTESPRIVFLDKKELNERGQLTAVFLERFDERFETVARGDVQVETQTATATGEYATYYEKRDELVLEGNPTLVKDNTKVSAGKIILFPKSDRAYLTDGLKVIPNGEKK; encoded by the coding sequence ATGAAAAAACAAATCTCTATTTTTGTTTTTTTTATTTCTGTTCTTCGTGCCAATTCGTCACCAATACCTTTGTTATACGGATCTGAGGACCTTTTGAAAAAAGATTCTCCTATTTTTTTAGAGAATAAAAAGAAAGAAAATAAAGATAAAATCCCTGTGCTTTGGGGCGGAAGTAGTCTGACCCAAGAAGAGCGAACCATTAATGGAATCCCTATGAAGGTTTTTATCTTAGGTGGTGGTGCTTATATCATGCATAAAACCATCAAACTCAGTGCCAGGGAAATTGAGATAATTGGTGAAGATGCTCTCATTGGAAATTTGAAAGGTCAGGTCATTGTAGAAGACTTTCAAAATGGAGTTACCTTAACGGCAGCAAAAGGAATCTACAATAAAATGGCGGGTACGGTTAGTTTAGAAAACAATCCTGTTCTTGTGCAAAAAAAAGACGGTAAAATCGTTAAGATCCACTGCCAATCCATTGTTCGGTATTTGGAAGAAGCAAAAACCAATTTGGCGGGAAAGGTCGTTGTTACATCCGACGAATTTCAGGTGTTTGGTGAGGATGCAGTATTTTCAGAAAAAGAAGACCGGATTGATCTTGCAGGAGAACCTTTTCTTTTTTCAGAAAATCGGTTTCTCATTGGTAAAACACTTTCTTACTTTGTAAAGGAAGGAAGTATTCAATTGGATGGGGATGCTACCATCTACCAGGTATCTTACGAAAATAAAAAAGATAAAGAAAAAGATACTACCACTAAAGAACGAGTATTGACTTTATTTACCGGTAAAACATTAACCCATCAAAACAAAGGCAAAGATACGATTACCTCCATGAATGGAGACGCCTTTATGTACAGAAAAACATCAGAGTTTAGGGCAAATTTATTAGAAAGTCGCCGCAATAATAAAGATATTAAAGCCACTGGAAATGTCAGTTATTTAGATAGAGAAAACGCTTATCGTATGGAAGGTGGACTCTTATCTTATGATAAAGAAAAAGGATATTCTTATCTAACAGAAAGTCCACGGATTGTGTTTTTGGATAAAAAAGAATTAAACGAACGTGGACAATTGACTGCTGTTTTTTTGGAACGATTTGACGAACGTTTCGAAACCGTAGCCCGAGGGGATGTTCAAGTGGAAACCCAAACAGCGACTGCTACGGGTGAATATGCAACTTATTATGAAAAACGCGATGAATTGGTTTTAGAAGGGAATCCGACCCTTGTAAAAGACAACACCAAAGTTTCTGCAGGAAAGATCATACTCTTTCCAAAATCGGACAGAGCCTACTTAACTGATGGGCTTAAGGTAATACCTAATGGCGAAAAAAAGTAA
- the kdsA gene encoding 3-deoxy-8-phosphooctulonate synthase codes for MYDLIEEREFFGKKIGGRNPFFLISGPCVMENKDLLDRVCGEMKAICDDLGIVYIFKSSFDKANRSSINSYRGPGLEEGRKLLDFIKNKYNVPVLTDIHETIQVDPLKDTVDIFQIPAFLSRQTDLIAKAAETGKWVNVKKGQFMAPDDTRHIKTKIQESGSEKYMVTERGASFGYGNLVFDLRGIPMMHKHGIPIVFDATHSAQLPGAAGNITGGVREFIPHMVRGAVSVGVEGLFMEVHPDPEKALSDATTQFPLAKAKGLLTQLLELDRLVKTKFLED; via the coding sequence ATGTACGATTTAATTGAAGAAAGAGAATTTTTCGGTAAAAAAATCGGGGGTCGTAATCCCTTTTTTCTAATTTCCGGACCTTGTGTGATGGAAAACAAAGACCTACTCGACAGGGTTTGTGGAGAGATGAAAGCCATTTGTGATGATTTAGGAATTGTGTATATCTTTAAGTCTTCCTTTGATAAAGCCAACCGCTCTTCGATCAATTCTTACCGGGGCCCTGGATTGGAAGAAGGAAGGAAACTTCTAGATTTTATCAAAAACAAATACAATGTTCCTGTTCTCACAGACATCCATGAAACCATCCAAGTTGATCCATTAAAGGATACAGTAGATATTTTTCAAATCCCTGCTTTCTTAAGTCGCCAAACAGACCTTATTGCAAAGGCAGCAGAAACGGGTAAATGGGTGAATGTTAAAAAGGGCCAGTTTATGGCACCAGATGACACTCGTCATATCAAAACAAAAATCCAAGAGTCGGGATCGGAAAAATACATGGTAACAGAACGTGGTGCAAGCTTCGGATACGGAAATCTCGTATTTGACCTTCGTGGCATTCCGATGATGCACAAACACGGAATTCCCATTGTGTTTGACGCAACTCATTCGGCTCAACTTCCAGGAGCTGCCGGAAATATCACTGGAGGAGTTCGTGAATTCATTCCTCATATGGTACGTGGTGCCGTTTCTGTTGGTGTGGAAGGACTATTTATGGAAGTCCATCCCGATCCAGAAAAAGCACTCTCTGATGCCACTACACAATTTCCATTGGCAAAAGCCAAAGGGCTGTTAACGCAGCTTTTGGAATTGGACCGTTTGGTAAAGACCAAGTTTTTAGAGGATTGA
- the rfaE1 gene encoding D-glycero-beta-D-manno-heptose-7-phosphate kinase: MKIKKTSLRKAFEDLSKIKVLVIGDLILDEYLIGSVERISPEAPVPVVWVRNEKQSLGGSGNVVQNLSAIGVSGVVFGRIGLDKAGDSLEGHLLANSVATQDLVLLKSKTLPTILKTRIIASHQQICRVDREEVVPLTSEEEKSILLQFEGKLKECAAVILSDYDKGYLTPSLIQSVIALCNRENKIVTVDPQVSHFFLYKNIHIMTPNHHEAGKALGRKLTSDLEIETACREISEKLTPDAMMITRGEKGMSIYERKTNSFYHIPTVAKEVFDVTGAGDTVITTYTAFVATGMPIADAALISNVSAGIVVGKLGAATVTVTEIEDALFTLGYLEG, translated from the coding sequence TTGAAAATAAAGAAAACTTCACTTCGTAAAGCTTTTGAAGATTTAAGCAAAATCAAAGTGCTTGTAATCGGAGATTTGATTTTAGATGAGTATTTGATCGGCTCGGTGGAGAGGATTTCCCCGGAAGCTCCGGTTCCGGTGGTTTGGGTTCGAAACGAAAAACAATCCTTAGGTGGATCAGGTAATGTGGTTCAGAATCTTTCTGCCATTGGTGTATCGGGAGTGGTTTTTGGAAGGATTGGTTTAGACAAAGCAGGCGATTCTTTAGAAGGACATTTACTCGCAAATTCGGTAGCAACGCAGGATTTGGTTTTATTAAAATCCAAAACATTACCAACCATTCTAAAGACAAGAATCATCGCCTCTCACCAACAGATTTGCCGGGTGGACCGGGAAGAAGTAGTGCCGCTTACGTCCGAGGAAGAAAAATCGATCCTCCTGCAATTTGAAGGTAAATTGAAAGAGTGCGCGGCAGTCATACTTTCCGACTACGACAAAGGGTATCTAACACCTTCACTCATCCAATCTGTCATCGCACTTTGTAACCGAGAAAATAAAATTGTGACGGTAGACCCACAAGTAAGCCATTTTTTCTTATATAAAAATATTCATATTATGACCCCAAACCACCATGAAGCGGGCAAAGCTTTGGGACGAAAACTTACGAGTGATCTTGAAATTGAAACGGCTTGCCGGGAAATCTCTGAAAAACTCACACCCGATGCGATGATGATCACTAGGGGAGAAAAAGGTATGTCCATTTATGAAAGAAAAACAAATTCCTTTTATCATATTCCTACCGTTGCCAAAGAAGTATTTGATGTAACGGGGGCTGGAGACACAGTCATTACTACCTACACTGCCTTTGTTGCGACGGGAATGCCCATTGCCGATGCGGCTCTTATTTCTAATGTAAGTGCGGGGATCGTTGTTGGTAAGTTAGGTGCCGCCACGGTGACTGTAACCGAAATTGAAGATGCCCTGTTCACCTTGGGGTATTTGGAAGGATAA
- a CDS encoding LON peptidase substrate-binding domain-containing protein gives MFLPLHIFEPRYRMMLDFCMENGGELGMAPYPKNWIGSGLPPIPEVVGYGHIIQKESLPDGRSNIILEGIGTAEIISLDSTDPFYIAQMVRREHERNKNVSDSLKEKIEELLVLTKRILLAEGAEEDLILKMNQILVHPYPVDFIASLIYFDFKTKQTILETTHLETKADLLKTVLLGLNLSE, from the coding sequence ATGTTTTTACCTCTTCATATTTTTGAACCGCGGTATCGGATGATGCTCGATTTTTGTATGGAAAACGGAGGGGAACTAGGAATGGCACCTTATCCTAAAAATTGGATTGGCTCCGGCCTTCCCCCCATCCCAGAAGTTGTGGGTTATGGGCATATCATCCAAAAAGAATCTCTTCCCGATGGAAGGTCCAATATAATTTTAGAAGGAATTGGTACAGCCGAGATCATCAGTTTAGATTCTACGGATCCCTTTTATATTGCCCAAATGGTTCGCCGGGAACACGAACGAAATAAAAATGTATCGGATAGTTTAAAAGAAAAAATTGAAGAGTTACTTGTTCTCACCAAACGAATCTTACTTGCGGAAGGGGCCGAGGAAGATCTAATACTAAAAATGAATCAAATTTTGGTTCATCCCTATCCAGTTGATTTTATTGCATCTCTCATCTACTTCGATTTTAAAACTAAACAAACAATTTTAGAAACCACTCACTTGGAAACCAAAGCCGACCTTTTAAAAACAGTTCTCCTTGGTCTTAATTTGAGTGAGTAG
- the lptC gene encoding LPS export ABC transporter periplasmic protein LptC, with the protein MMRRIQILFFVLAMVHCKDKEYLRVDSEKESGSMVSMRNFSRSSYKESGELEWKLKGAESYIFPKENKTIVYGFEFKQLEKGNVTSSMTGDRGEINHSTKTVIISGKVRLKTNDGKYIESESLTYNLEEKTLSSEDDVLVYSDGTTIRGKGLRADKSLNKFTIIQPKAVTVGGSNPLKEK; encoded by the coding sequence ATGATGCGAAGGATACAAATTCTTTTCTTTGTTTTGGCAATGGTCCATTGTAAAGATAAGGAATACCTTCGCGTTGATTCCGAAAAGGAATCGGGATCGATGGTTTCGATGAGAAACTTTTCCAGGTCTTCCTATAAGGAATCAGGGGAATTGGAGTGGAAATTAAAAGGTGCCGAATCCTATATATTTCCCAAAGAAAACAAAACCATTGTTTACGGTTTCGAATTCAAACAATTGGAAAAAGGGAATGTTACTTCCTCTATGACTGGGGATCGAGGAGAAATCAACCATTCAACAAAGACCGTGATTATTAGTGGAAAGGTTCGATTAAAAACTAATGACGGTAAATACATTGAGTCAGAATCCTTAACTTATAACTTAGAAGAAAAAACATTATCCTCTGAAGACGATGTCCTCGTATATTCTGACGGAACTACAATCCGAGGGAAAGGACTTCGGGCTGATAAAAGTTTGAATAAATTTACCATCATCCAACCAAAAGCGGTGACCGTGGGTGGAAGTAACCCGCTGAAGGAAAAGTAA
- a CDS encoding CTP synthase has translation MSKTRYIFITGGVSSSLGKGVTVAALGCLLEARGYTVSLQKMDPYINIDPGTMSPYQHGEVYVTEDGAETDLDLGYYERFTKSKFSRKNSVSTGQIYHAVIERERKGDYLGRTVQVVPHITNEIRSRIYNLTRDQETDFVIVEIGGTVGDIESVPFLEAIRQMRYEHGASQVLFLHLTLVPTITAAGEAKTKPTQHSVKELLALGIQPDILICRINKPMSKEMKNKISLFCNVKEQNVISAVDITTSIYEIPLMYREDKLDEVVLNALGMDLRKLNFSQWENMVKKIRNTKKTVKVALIGKYISLQDAYRSVYESLAHGGIANDVEVSVIKINPEDIDAKNVKEHLKGVHGVLVPGGFGERGIEGKIAAIQYARTKQIPFFGICLGMQCAVIEFARNVLGFKDANSTEFKPNVNYPVISMIEEQKEIERMGGTMRLGAYPCVVKKGSLAYSEYKAERISERHRHRFEFTLRYKDDFEKKGMNLTGFSPDGSLAEIVEVPNHPWFVGVQFHPEFQSKPTDPHPLFAGFIKAASKLSKKTED, from the coding sequence TTGTCCAAGACTAGATATATTTTCATTACCGGTGGAGTTTCCTCTTCTTTAGGAAAAGGGGTCACCGTTGCGGCTCTAGGTTGTTTGTTAGAAGCCAGAGGTTATACCGTCTCTTTACAAAAAATGGATCCCTACATTAACATTGACCCAGGGACTATGAGTCCGTACCAACATGGGGAAGTGTATGTGACTGAAGACGGTGCCGAAACCGATCTTGACTTAGGATACTACGAACGATTTACGAAATCAAAATTCTCACGCAAAAATTCGGTATCCACTGGTCAAATTTACCACGCTGTGATTGAAAGAGAAAGAAAGGGTGATTATTTAGGAAGAACCGTACAGGTTGTACCACATATCACCAATGAAATTCGAAGCCGAATTTATAACCTAACACGAGACCAAGAAACTGACTTTGTGATTGTTGAAATTGGTGGGACTGTTGGTGACATCGAGTCTGTTCCCTTTTTAGAGGCCATTCGTCAAATGCGATATGAACATGGTGCAAGCCAGGTTTTGTTTTTGCATTTAACACTTGTCCCTACGATCACTGCAGCTGGGGAAGCAAAAACTAAACCTACACAACACTCTGTAAAGGAACTGTTAGCCCTTGGAATCCAACCTGATATCTTAATTTGCAGAATCAATAAACCTATGTCCAAAGAGATGAAAAACAAAATTTCTCTCTTTTGTAACGTAAAAGAACAAAACGTAATCTCCGCAGTTGATATCACAACCTCCATCTATGAAATTCCTCTAATGTATCGGGAAGACAAATTAGATGAAGTGGTTCTTAATGCTTTAGGAATGGACCTTCGCAAACTCAATTTTTCCCAGTGGGAGAATATGGTCAAAAAAATTCGTAATACGAAAAAGACCGTAAAAGTAGCGTTAATTGGAAAATATATTTCTCTCCAAGATGCCTATCGTTCTGTGTATGAGTCTTTGGCTCATGGTGGAATTGCTAACGATGTTGAGGTTAGTGTAATCAAAATCAACCCAGAAGATATTGATGCTAAAAATGTAAAAGAACACCTAAAAGGGGTTCATGGGGTTTTGGTTCCTGGTGGTTTTGGAGAACGGGGAATTGAAGGAAAAATTGCAGCAATCCAATATGCAAGAACCAAACAAATTCCTTTCTTTGGGATTTGTCTTGGAATGCAGTGTGCTGTGATTGAATTTGCAAGGAACGTTCTTGGATTTAAAGATGCCAACTCCACCGAATTCAAACCTAACGTAAATTATCCAGTGATTTCTATGATTGAAGAACAAAAGGAAATCGAACGTATGGGCGGAACCATGCGACTTGGTGCATATCCTTGTGTCGTGAAAAAAGGAAGTCTTGCTTATTCCGAATACAAAGCAGAACGGATATCGGAACGACATAGACATAGATTTGAATTCACTCTGCGTTACAAAGATGATTTTGAGAAAAAAGGAATGAATCTTACTGGATTTTCACCTGATGGAAGTTTGGCGGAAATTGTGGAAGTTCCCAATCATCCTTGGTTTGTGGGTGTTCAATTCCATCCCGAATTCCAATCCAAACCTACTGACCCGCACCCACTTTTTGCCGGTTTTATCAAAGCCGCATCCAAATTATCTAAAAAAACGGAGGATTAA